Within the Ornithodoros turicata isolate Travis unplaced genomic scaffold, ASM3712646v1 Chromosome52, whole genome shotgun sequence genome, the region aaattcctgtctgagatgaatctgcatttcactgcaacttgtttcatttaagtaatattattgaaattccacagccactgtgaacaaagaGGGGTGGTTGTGTgcatgctcatggaagcaacttgcatattgGAATGACACGTGATGatagcgaactttgcgctcaggtgcggcaatggtgtaggcggacggagcattacgtgaagccaagggcaagctgcgaccttgaacatgcagagcaagttatttttaggctatgacgactcctcgcacccgtccatgttggggcatgcagcgaggtcgccgctatataagcggggaggatgtgtaaagaggcagcagtcttcgcatcgcttcgggagtgtgcggagctcgcttcaaaagtaagtatttttcatccacgctctgtggcgcacgttttcttagtgtttcttctttttttttttttcagtgcctagatgcgtgttctgcttttttgatcctcatgatatcatggacgatgagccattggaagagaattcaccatcttctccagacatttcacctgccacattgcatgctcacgtcgagcgatcacatccctatgtggacatttccttcctgcctttctttcaaactgatagcgcatttcgaggtatcgtcaaagcgtttgtgctattggcatctgttccacctccacaatataattgctattttgcgagcacaaagaataccctttagattttgcatttgttctgacgttctaatgatgaaagaaaatcgaggggatataaccgcacacatagctcattttatggcgcttgctcgcgaagtccacagcgacggagctattgcaaatactttgatggacgtgattcaggagtccaccgggcgcattgaaaattaccagcgtgagggtagtgggtttgtatccaccgacgtccaaaaagttcaaatgtgtatttccgctgtgaaaactaaaaagtttGGATCCGAGggggtacttcccacaaatttggctaaacgcaggaacgtgttaacgaatatccatttaccagcacgcaaggagggtgaatgttttaaatacaatacactcgctctcctgcgtccacaggaaaggaattcgtggaaaaaatgtgaaaattatgcagcagATTACTGGTAGCCAAGCcgcttccctgtttcattctcTGATCTGGATGAATTTGAAGTCCAAAACGAGATATCCGTGTATGTTTACGCCtatgtcgatcagggagtgcacgtgtcgcgacccgcaAAACTGGAATTCAAAAAGAAAATTCATCTTTtggaggttgatgagcattttGTTGGAATAaagtccctcgaacgcttgttgacaacaagaagtaaccatttTGTTTGCGAACGCTGCACacgctctttcgtgaaggaagagagcacggcgaaacatcgacgcctttgcacggacataaacgaaatcctgttggaatgttgcgagccgggaaaaattgttgtagagtttactaaaatacagtacatgcaacagTACAACTATGTCGTTGCGTCGGAcactgagagcgtactcgcagcacccagtggtgttggcatgcaacgtcacattacctctagcttctgtgctgtgctcgtgcgtacccatgactcaaaggtgatgcgcattagaacacaccatggggaagatgcggcaaaacagtgtgtgaaggcactcatggaaatgcgtgatgaaatgattgccttgaacgcctgccccgctgcaatggtgttgagcgatgaacaacaggccaagcacagagctgctacccactgtgcatattgtaaacgggaattcgcgaaagacctatctcgtgtccggcatcatgatcattcgaagcattgtactgcgggtgagacaaattatatcgcgacactgtgcaacccctgtaacgtcgcgtgcactaccagagaaaaattgccgatcatggtccacaatttgtcttatgatctggctggactgttacgggaatttcacgggaagcgacctcccttcattgtggccagctccatggaaaaaattcgttcgttcgaaattggtaccttcctcttcagagataccatgcagtacctaaattcgtcgttggGGGACcccgtggaaaccgtcaaatccatggggggagCCGAGGCAttccaatgcttgaagcaggtatttggaaagggctacgaaattttacttcgtaaaggtgtattcccgtacagctatGTCAGTTCTTTCGCAGTTTACGATGAACTGaccttgccagaaaaatccttctttcgaaacgatctcacgggggaggatataagtgaggaggactaccagtatgcattgctcgtatttgaacgttttgggtGCTCAAatttgagggattataatgcattatACCTGAAAATGGATGCCATATTACAtgcggacgtgatgcagcacttccgacgtctgtgctacagcgcgcgcggattggaattgcttcattgtgtttctctggcatcctattcgtggcaatgcgccctaaattacacgcaggcaaaattggaattgatcaccgaagaggacatgtacagaaccatcgaatcaggcgttagaggtgggctctgtcaggcgagcaggcgtcatttgcaggctaacaaccctctgtgtagtggctatgatcccgataaagaggaggtgtacatatcatacatagattgcaacaatctttatgaatttagtatgataaagcacctccccgtcggggatttcgaatgggtcgaggattttagctccgtggattttatgcgtcaccccacggattcagATGTGGGGTACGTgtacgtatgtgacttggagtatccaaaatctatccacactctaacgaggtacttccccctggctcccgagaacgCAGTagtcccaaaggaatggctctcgccattccagtgagggcttctcgaagaattaatgtatcagcctgctaagagcaaaaagctgttgcttacgtgcaaggacaaagtcgagtacgttgttcattacgcgctgctcgcactctattgtagag harbors:
- the LOC135374280 gene encoding uncharacterized protein LOC135374280 — translated: MQQYNYVVASDTESVLAAPSGVGMQRHITSSFCAVLVRTHDSKVMRIRTHHGEDAAKQCVKALMEMRDEMIALNACPAAMVLSDEQQAKHRAATHCAYCKREFAKDLSRVRHHDHSKHCTAGETNYIATLCNPCNVACTTREKLPIMVHNLSYDLAGLLREFHGKRPPFIVASSMEKIRSFEIGTFLFRDTMQYLNSSLGDPVETVKSMGGAEAFQCLKQVFGKGYEILLRKGVFPYSYVSSFAVYDELTLPEKSFFRNDLTGEDISEEDYQYALLVFERFGCSNLRDYNALYLKMDAILHADVMQHFRRLCYSARGLELLHCVSLASYSWQCALNYTQAKLELITEEDMYRTIESGVRGGLCQASRRHLQANNPLCSGYDPDKEEVYISYIDCNNLYEFSMIKHLPVGDFEWVEDFSSVDFMRHPTDSDVGYVYVCDLEYPKSIHTLTRYFPLAPENAVVPKEWLSPFQ